In Salinigranum marinum, one DNA window encodes the following:
- a CDS encoding Lrp/AsnC family transcriptional regulator, which produces MELDETDRAILRTLQADARTPFSEIARRIEMSSATVHDRVNRMKEAGVIEGYHAKVNPQAVGYSTSAFVGLRIEQGRDDAVAGFVDRLRGVDGVQEVHLTTGDWDVLLRVYAEDTDGLRELLFENVASTEGFARSYTMVVLGTEHDDPALPL; this is translated from the coding sequence ATCGAACTCGACGAGACGGACCGTGCCATCCTCCGCACGCTCCAGGCGGACGCGCGGACCCCGTTCAGCGAGATCGCCCGCCGGATCGAGATGTCCTCGGCGACGGTCCACGACCGCGTCAACCGCATGAAGGAGGCGGGCGTCATCGAGGGGTACCACGCGAAAGTGAACCCGCAGGCGGTCGGCTACAGCACGTCGGCGTTCGTCGGGCTCCGGATCGAACAGGGCCGCGACGACGCGGTCGCGGGATTCGTCGACCGGCTCAGAGGGGTCGATGGCGTGCAGGAAGTCCACCTGACGACGGGCGACTGGGACGTCCTCCTGCGGGTCTACGCCGAAGATACCGACGGCCTCCGGGAACTGCTGTTCGAGAACGTCGCCAGCACGGAGGGCTTCGCGCGGTCGTACACGATGGTCGTCCTCGGCACCGAACACGACGATCCCGCCCTCCCGCTCTGA
- a CDS encoding inositol monophosphatase, whose translation MDTSSESDAAARARVAEQAARVGAAVAAGSFRREIPVEIKEDKTDVVTQADRDAQARVIDCIHSTYEANAIVGEEADELKSVPESGPAWVIDPIDGTNNFVRGLGVWCTAVAAVRDGEPVAAAVAAPELGDVYVADDEAVTRNGEPVSVSDRADPETCAVVPTMWWEPDRRDEYAAACRAIVDRFGDLRRLGSAQAQLAMLAAGTIDGVVTNVYANPWDTVAGVHLIRLAGGTVTDVHGDRWRHDSQGLVASNGAIHEDLLDAAQEIQAVAER comes from the coding sequence ATGGACACCAGTTCGGAGTCGGACGCGGCGGCGCGTGCCCGTGTCGCGGAACAGGCCGCACGCGTCGGTGCCGCCGTCGCAGCCGGCTCCTTCCGGCGGGAGATTCCCGTCGAGATCAAGGAGGACAAGACGGACGTGGTGACACAGGCCGACCGCGACGCACAGGCGCGCGTCATCGACTGCATCCACTCGACGTACGAGGCGAACGCCATCGTCGGCGAGGAAGCGGACGAACTCAAGTCGGTCCCCGAGTCGGGACCCGCGTGGGTCATCGACCCGATCGACGGCACCAACAACTTCGTCCGCGGGCTGGGGGTGTGGTGCACGGCCGTCGCCGCGGTCCGAGACGGGGAACCGGTCGCCGCCGCGGTCGCCGCGCCCGAACTCGGCGACGTCTACGTGGCCGACGACGAGGCCGTGACGCGGAACGGCGAGCCCGTCTCGGTCAGCGACCGGGCGGATCCCGAGACCTGTGCGGTCGTGCCGACGATGTGGTGGGAGCCCGATCGGAGAGACGAGTACGCCGCGGCCTGTCGCGCCATCGTCGACCGCTTCGGCGACCTCAGACGGCTGGGCAGCGCCCAGGCGCAGTTGGCGATGCTCGCGGCGGGGACCATCGATGGAGTCGTCACCAACGTGTACGCCAACCCGTGGGACACGGTCGCCGGCGTCCACCTGATCCGGCTCGCGGGTGGGACGGTCACCGACGTCCACGGCGACCGCTGGCGACACGACTCGCAGGGACTCGTCGCGTCGAACGGTGCGATCCACGAGGACCTCCTCGACGCGGCCCAGGAGATCCAGGCGGTCGCGGAGCGGTGA